One Cryptomeria japonica chromosome 9, Sugi_1.0, whole genome shotgun sequence genomic window carries:
- the LOC131062794 gene encoding exocyst complex component EXO70A1 → MTREQNEMMEVKHSRQRKGNPEEEEKYWKSRGERSERVLLGEKFAMGVKSDGGLAVLVAAKKSLQSSLEKSRDLAAALEKTGPRLESMSRRLPELESAVGPMRNHKKVLLGIDGHIDRAVGPAAAVLKVFDAVHGLEKSLLSDPRLDLWGYLNMVKQLEEALKFLAENCSVATQWLEDVVDYMDKNCVGEVNYLPHLKRSLENLRALQGDEQERAKLDGGLMAVALDRLEGEFKRLLVEHTVLLKAGDISPSDRPCIEASPLPGAVVEKLQRVLERLTVNNRLEQCIDIYVDIRGGNGRASLEALDLDYLDIEFSSVLTVDAFVDKWCKDLEFAVKHLLEAEFRICGDIFEKIGSDVWVGCFGKIALQVGMLGFLKFGQGVADSKPDPIKLLRLLDMFDALNKLRLDFNKLFGGKACFEIQSQTRDLVKKLIEGSSEIFTELLTQVELQRQRPAPANGSVPMLMSFLVDYCNQLLEDRYRSVLTQVLVIERSWRREKFQERILTDGIVNIIRAVELNMETWCKSYDDPVLSHLFMMNSHWHFCFSLKGTKLGSLLGDPWLKEHEQYKEYYAAMYYKDGWGKFPALLSREGLIMFSGGRATARDLLKKRLKAFNTAFDDLYRKHAKWAIPDKELREKICHTVVQALVPIYRSYMQSYGPLVEQDESPKKYAKYTPEDLEWMLGGLFQQRVEKPVNGKAKFNINRTISMDTTNNVIASNGKSKLLRTSSAVI, encoded by the coding sequence ATGACGAGAGAACAAAATGAGATGATGGAGGTGAAACACAGTCGACAGCGTAAGGGAAATCCAGAAGAGGAGGAAAAGTATTGGAAGAGCAGAGGTGAGAGAAGTGAGAGGGTGTTATTGGGGGAGAAGTTTGCGATGGGTGTGAAGAGCGATGGCGGATTGGCCGTGCTTGTAGCGGCGAAGAAGTCGTTGCAGAGTAGTTTGGAGAAGTCGAGGGATTTGGCGGCAGCGCTGGAGAAAACGGGGCCCAGATTGGAAAGTATGAGCAGGCGATTGCCTGAGTTGGAATCAGCGGTCGGTCCCATGAGGAACCACAAGAAGGTATTGCTGGGCATTGACGGCCACATCGACAGAGCAGTCGGTCCTGCAGCGGCTGTGCTGAAGGTTTTTGATGCAGTTCATGGGTTGGAGAAGTCGTTGCTGTCGGATCCGCGGTTGGACTTATGGGGGTACTTGAATATGGTGAAACAGCTAGAGGAGGCGCTCAAGTTTTTGGCGGAGAATTGCAGCGTTGCGACGCAGTGGTTGGAGGATGTGGTGGATTATATGGATAAGAACTGCGTTGGGGAGGTGAATTATTTGCCGCATTTGAAGCGGAGCTTGGAGAATTTGAGGGCTTTGCAGGGGGATGAGCAGGAGAGGGCTAAGCTGGATGGGGGGCTTATGGCGGTGGCGTTGGATAGGCTGGAGGGCGAATTTAAGCGGCTGCTTGTGGAGCATACGGTTTTATTAAAGGCTGGGGATATATCGCCTTCTGATAGGCCTTGCATTGAAGCTTCGCCTTTGCCTGGGGCGGTGGTCGAGAAGTTGCAAAGGGTTCTTGAGAGATTGACCGTGAATAATCGGCTAGAGCAGTGTATTGATATTTATGTTGATATAAGGGGCGGCAATGGCAGGGCTAGTTTGGAGGCATTGGATTTGGATTATCTGGATATTGAGTTCAGTAGCGTGCTGACTGTAGATGCATTTGTTGATAAATGGTGTAAGGATTTGGAATTTGCTGTGAAGCATTTGTTGGAGGCGGAGTTTAGGATCTGTGGAGATATTTTTGAGAAAATTGGGTCTGATGTTTGGGTGGGGTGTTTTGGAAAAATTGCATTGCAGGTGGGAATGCTAGGGTTTCTGAAGTTTGGGCAAGGGGTTGCTGATAGTAAGCCTGATCCGATCAAGTTGTTGAGGTTGTTGGATATGTTTGATGCTCTGAATAAGCTGCGGCTGGATTTTAATAAGTTGTTTGGGGGCAAGGCATGCTTTGAGATACAGAGCCAGACCAGGGATTTGGTCAAGAAGCTGATCGAGGGGTCTTCTGAAATTTTCACAGAGTTACTGACGCAGGTGGAGTTGCAGAGGCAGAGACCGGCGCCTGCGAATGGTAGCGTCCCAATGTTGATGAGTTTTCTGGTAGATTACTGCAATCAGCTGCTTGAGGATCGGTATCGAAGTGTCCTGACCCAGGTGCTGGTGATAGAGCGAAGCTGGCGGCGAGAGAAATTTCAGGAGAGGATCTTGACGGACGGAATTGTGAATATAATCAGGGCCGTAGAGCTCAATATGGAGACATGGTGTAAGTCCTATGATGATCCTGTGCTTTCACATTTGTTTATGATGAATAGTCACTGGCATTTTTGTTTTAGTCTTAAGGGAACTAAGCTTGGGTCTCTGCTTGGAGATCCCTGGCTAAAGGAACACGAGCAGTACAAGGAATACTATGCTGCTATGTATTATAAGGACGGTTGGGGGAAATTTCCGGCCCTGTTAAGCAGGGAGGGTTTAATTATGTTCTCTGGGGGCCGAGCTACTGCCCGTGATCTGTTAAAGAAGCGGCTTAAGGCATTCAATACTGCTTTTGATGATCTATATAGAAAGCATGCAAAGTGGGCCATTCCAGACAAGGAGTTGAGGGAGAAAATATGCCACACTGTTGTGCAGGCATTGGTTCCAATATACAGGAGCTATATGCAGAGCTATGGTCCTCTTGTGGAACAAGATGAAAGCCCCAAGAAGTATGCTAAGTATACTCCAGAAGACTTGGAGTGGATGTTGGGTGGTCTTTTCCAACAAAGAGTTGAAAAACCTGTAAATGGAAAAGCAAAATTCAATATAAATAGAACAATCAGCATGGATACAACTAACAATGTCATAGCCAGCAATGGAAAATCCAAGCTTTTGCGCACCTCTTCTGCGGTTATCTGA